A section of the Sphaerodactylus townsendi isolate TG3544 linkage group LG11, MPM_Stown_v2.3, whole genome shotgun sequence genome encodes:
- the THNSL1 gene encoding threonine synthase-like 1, which yields MFRVASRVSCTSASRVYLKLIFSRSFALSWKSWMSIHSLIGDKNIVLMGPPGAGKTTVGKIVGQKLGCCFIDVDDDVLEKTWNMSVSEKLKDIGKEQFLEEEGKALLSLSVSGCVVSLTGSNPMHAASMEHVKKNGIVVYLDIPTPSIMNRLKLMKVDRIVGQGPSTSLKDLLQFRKQFYKKWYDVRILCEDGITAVAVAEKVLHAVKRYQDSESEGLISTRSLKGDEKGQQKHSIKYFSDAVVEGLAPDGGLFVPLKGLPKFTAGEWQCLLGETYAERAQLILEKCIHPADVPASELWAIIEAAYGQNFACPKIAPVRHLTNNQFLLELFHGPTASFKDLALQLMPRVFAYCIPQSCNYLVLVATSGDTGSAVLDGFNRLSETDKQRIAVVTFFPENGVSQIQKSQMIGCQGKNTVVVGVKSDFDFCQSAIKKIFSDSDYTGFLTVEYGTALSAANSINWARLLPQVVYHASAYLDLVEQNIISFGSPVDVCIPTGNFGNILAAVYAKTMGVPIRKCICASNQNNVLTDFIRTGLYDLRGRKLMRSSSPAIDILKSSNLERHLYQVVNGDGALVAQLFNQLENHHYFQLQKEFLEKLQQDLVADWCSEKDCLGAIHSVYNSTGYILDPHTAIAKVVADRVQDKSCPVIISSTAHYSKFAPAILQALRMGEIKQTPLSQLHLLNSYKPLPPIHRGLLETVEKNKQQSHQVCVADVDVLKEHVEALIQKQFMKVF from the coding sequence ATGTTTCGCGTGGCTTCACGAGTGAGCTGCACTTCTGCATCCAGGGTATATTTAAAGTTGATTTTTTCAAGAAGCTTTGCACTTTCATGGAAGTCATGGATGTCAATCCACTCTCTTATTGGGGACAAGAATATTGTTCTGATGGGACCCCCTGGAGCTGGGAAAACAACAGTAGGAAAAATTGTAGGGCAGAAGCTAGGCTGCTGTTTCATAGATGTAGATGACGATGTCCTTGAAAAAACGTGGAATATGTCTGTGTCAGAGAAACTGAAGGATATTGGTAAGGAACAATTtttagaagaggaaggaaaagctcTATTAAGTCTTTCAGTGTCAGGGTGTGTGGTTTCCCTTACCGGGTCTAACCCAATGCATGCTGCCAGTATGGAGCATGTGAAAAAAAATGGGATTGTAGTCTATCTGGATATACCTACTCCAAGCATAATGAACCGACTGAAATTAATGAAAGTCGATCGTATTGTGGGTCAGGGTCCCAGCACTTCATTGAAAGACCTACTTCAGTTTAGGAAGCAGTTTTACAAAAAGTGGTACGATGTCCGTATTCTTTGTGAAGATGGAATTACGGCCGTGGCCGTAGCAGAAAAAGTGCTTCATGCAGTTAAACGGTATCAGGACTCAGAATCAGAAGGCTTAATTTCAACCAGAAGTTTAAAGGGTGATGAGAAAGGTCAGCAAAAGCATTCCATTAAATACTTCAGTGATGCAGTTGTTGAAGGCTTAGCACCTGATGGTGGACTCTTTGTTCCTTTGAAGGGCCTTCCAAAATTTACTGCTGGAGAATGGCAGTGTTTATTGGGGGAAACATATGCAGAAAGAGCTCAGCTTATACTGGAAAAATGTATACATCCTGCGGATGTACCTGCTTCTGAATTGTGGGCCATTATTGAGGCTGCATATGGGCAAAATTTTGCATGTCCTAAAATTGCCCCAGTTAGACATTTGACCAACAATCAGTTTCTTCTGGAGCTCTTTCATGGACCAACAGCTTCATTTAAAGATTTGGCACTACAATTAATGCCTCGTGTGTTTGCATACTGCATTCCTCAAAGCTGCAATTATTTGGTCTTGGTAGCTACTTCTGGTGATACAGGAAGTGCAGTTCTAGATGGTTTTAATCGGCTTTCGGAAACTGACAAGCAAAGAATTGCAGTGGTCACTTTCTTTCCTGAAAATGGAGTCAGCCAGATACAGAAATCACAGATGATTGGCTGCCAGGGTAAAAATACAGTGGTAGTTGGCGTCAAATCAGATTTTGATTTCTGCCAGTCTGCcatcaaaaaaatattttccGATTCAGATTATACTGGTTTTCTCACCGTGGAATATGGAACGGCATTAAGTGCAGCAAACTCTATAAATTGGGCACGACTGCTTCCCCAGGTGGTTTACCATGCTTCTGCTTACCTTGACCTGGTCGagcaaaatattatttctttcgGCTCCCCTGTAGACGTCTGTATTCCAACAGGAAATTTTGGCAACATATTAGCAGCTGTGTATGCAAAAACGATGGGTGTTCCTATAAGAAAGTGTATCTGTGCTTCCAACCAGAACAATGTGTTGACTGACTTTATAAGGACAGGCCTTTATGATCTAAGGGGAAGAAAGCTAATGCGGAGTTCATCACCAGCAATAGACATCTTGAAGTCTTCCAACCTCGAGCGGCATTTGTACCAGGTTGTTAATGGTGATGGAGCACTGGTAGCACAGTTGTTTAACCAGCTGGAAAATCATCACTACTTCCAGTTACAGAAGGAATTCCTCGAAAAGCTTCAGCAAGATTTGGTGGCTGATTGGTGCTCTGAGAAAGACTGTCTGGGTGCCATCCACTCTGTGTACAATTCGACAGGGTACATCTTGGACCCCCACACAGCCATTGCAAAAGTGGTTGCCGATAGAGTACAAGACAAAAGCTGCCCGGTTATCATTTCATCTACTGCTCATTATTCCAAATTCGCCCCTGCTATCCTCCAGGCACTGAgaatgggagaaataaaacagactCCATTAAGTCAGCTTCACTTGTTAAACTCCTACAAACCTTTGCCTCCGATCCACAGGGGCTTATTAGAGACTGTGGAAAAGAATAAGCAACAGAGCCATCAGGTCTGTGTGGCTGATGTGGATGTCCTTAAGGAACACGTCGAAGCCTTAATACAAAAACAGTTCATGAAGGTTTTCTGA